The genomic DNA AACGGCTCCTGGCAAGATTCGGCGACCTGCCGCTTCTGCTCAAGACGGCGCCCTATATTTCGTTTGCCCGCCAGCGGAGCAAAGCGCTGCTGACGCTTCTTGGCCTCACATTCGTTGTGCTGACACTGGCCCGCCTGCAATTCGGCACCCACATGGAGATGCTGAAACGCGAAGGGATCGACATCATTGTGGCGCTTGATGTCTCCAACTCTATGCTGGCGCAGGATATGAAACCGAATCGTCTGGAGAAGGCAAAGCAGGAACTCCGCTCTATCATCGACCGCTTGAAAGGAGACAGGATCGGGCTTGTTGCGTTCGCCGGCGAGGCGTACGTACAATGTCCGTTGACTCTCGATTATGGCGCCGCCCGGATGTTGTTGTCCGTCATGGACAATACCTCTGTCTCCGTACAGGGAACCTCGATCCGCTCGGCCATCGAAGTGGCCGAGAAATCGTTCGAACAGCGTGAGAAAAAACACAAGGTTCTGCTTCTACTTACCGATGGAGAAGATTTGGAGGGGGGCGCCGAGGACGCCGCCGAAGAAGCCCGCAAGGATGGCATAAAAATATACACCGTCGGCATCGGCAACCCGAACGGCGAGCCGATCCCGATCCTGGATCGAAGCGGCAACCAGGTCGGGTTCAAGAAAGACGAGAACGG from Candidatus Zixiibacteriota bacterium includes the following:
- a CDS encoding VWA domain-containing protein, yielding MRFAEPLHFALLLGVLMLGSFMFWALARKKRLLARFGDLPLLLKTAPYISFARQRSKALLTLLGLTFVVLTLARLQFGTHMEMLKREGIDIIVALDVSNSMLAQDMKPNRLEKAKQELRSIIDRLKGDRIGLVAFAGEAYVQCPLTLDYGAARMLLSVMDNTSVSVQGTSIRSAIEVAEKSFEQREKKHKVLLLLTDGEDLEGGAEDAAEEARKDGIKIYTVGIGNPNGEPIPILDRSGNQVGFKKDENGEVIVSRLDEMALQKIALATGGKYYNASAGEMELDRIFDDIGKMEKKELEGALVTRYDDRYQWPLLFALLFIVGEFFVSERKKTAGDSSNE